In Vespa crabro chromosome 13, iyVesCrab1.2, whole genome shotgun sequence, one DNA window encodes the following:
- the LOC124428839 gene encoding phospholipase B1, membrane-associated-like, with amino-acid sequence MYYCITCLKFSLIFLSFFLSFFFFLRFFFSSFLLFQEDLNTNGIVYPMIFDGVRRQPVIPDAVPFPCNIRFGRSPYVPESVHRLRPGDIDVIGGLGDSLVAGSGALEEFAIGTFIEARGVSWCAGGQDNWRRFLTLPNLLKVFNPNLTGYSTGTGEFISSKARLNIAFPVAATEDAIKQARILVQRIRNDPRINFTKHWKLITIFFGANDICSAQCYNPQQFSPLRHAFHLRKVLDYLKITLPRTLVNLIPTIDVTISLRVRKSPMCIILHPLYCACMHQGHRPDITTSRMSMMYQEAAESLINSGRYDNTQEFTVVLQPFMKQFNAPNADPSRARPIDPNLVTYDCFHFSQNGHALGANLLWNNMFEPVGNKTEKGLPKILERIRCPTERAPYIFTNINSMIFQRTGYQDGIIPKQWKK; translated from the exons ATGTATTACTGTATTACTTGTTTGAAAttttctctcatctttctttctttctttctttctttctttttttttctgagattcttcttctcctcttttctcttattccagGAAGATCTCAATACCAATGGTATAGTTTATCCAATGATTTTCGATGGTGTACGAAGGCAGCCAGTCATACCAGACGCAGTACCATTTCCTTGTAACATTCGTTTCGGCAG atCCCCTTACGTACCGGAAAGTGTTCATAGATTAAGACCGGGTGACATTGATGTGATCGGTGGTCTTGGTGATTCTCTCGTAGCTGGTAGTGGTGCTTTGGAAGAATTCGCTATTGGAACTTTCATTGAAGCACGTGGAGTTAGCTGGTGCGCTGGCGGCCAAGATAATTGGCGAAGATTTTTGACACTACCAAATTTATTAAAG GTATTCAATCCAAATTTAACTGGTTACTCGACCGGTACAGGCGAATTTATTTCATCAAAAGCAAGATTAAATATCGCTTTTCCTGTAGCAGCTACCGAAGATGCCATAAAACAAGCAAGAATTCTCGTACAAAGGATAAGAAATGATCCTAGGATTAATTTTACGAAACATTGGAAG TTAATCACTATTTTCTTCGGTGCAAATGACATTTGTTCCGCTCAATGTTACAATCCTCAACAATTTTCACCATTACGTCATGCTTTTCATTTAAGAAAAGTTTTGGATTACCTTAAAATAACATTACCTCGTACACTCGTTAACTTAATTCCTACAAtag ATGTCACGATTTCTCTTAGAGTTAGAAAAAGTCCTATGTGTATTATATTACATCCACTTTATTGTGCTTGTATGCATCAAGGACATCGACCAGATATCACAACTTCAAGAATGTCAATGATGTATCAGGAGGCAGCCGAAAGTTTGATCAATTCTGgaag atATGACAATACGCAAGAATTCACAGTAGTATTGCAACCATTTATGAAACAATTCAATGCTCCAAATGCCGATCCCAGTAGGGCAAGGCCAATCGATCCTAATTTGGTCACATACGATTGCTTCCATTTTAGTCAAAATGGTCATGCACTTG GTGCTAATCTTCTTTGGAATAATATGTTCGAACCAGTtggaaataaaacagaaaaaggatTACCTAAAATATTAGAAAGGATTCGATGCCCTACAGAAAGAGCACCTTATATATTCACAAAcataaattcaatgatatttcAACGAACAGGATATCAAGATGGAATTATACCGAAACAatggaaaaagtaa
- the LOC124428838 gene encoding phospholipase B1, membrane-associated-like, whose translation MVGQYLRIFFFYLIFHESYIPILSQKTILDNPLNLQLYRVIRRGIYDIFGRTSNLERNLRRAKNLYSIQEPVSQNVPFPCDVRGWRSNVTPTSVHRLKPGDIDVIASMGDSLSAGTGVFAESFFQLFIDNRGVTGAGGGQNTWREYTTLPNILKEFNPNLYGYSLGDYSTLEKDSKLNVAEAGAVSKDMPYMAMILVKRLKHDSRVNMQKHWKHISLMIGSNDFCLFICTQNETEFLQNHERDIVETLRILRDNVPRVFVSLIPPPQLKTLVDINYNGKPSIWCDLMTDLECPCLFGLTYLDKRQEYYKIIKRWQDIDIKISNYSEFQKDDFVVIAQPILTNITLLSNKRDNDRNSYLTVDCFHITQKTNSLYGNTLWNSLILPYEKKPIDLVTKLDIFCPTKENPYLFTYSNTKFSENFD comes from the exons atggtcGGCCAATATCTacgtatctttttcttctatcttatcTTTCACGAATCTTATATCCCAATATTATCACAAAAGACTATTTTGGACAATCCGTTGAATCTTCAACTTTATCGAGTAATTCGTCGTGGTATTTACGATATCTTTG GTCGTACAAGTAATTTGGAAAGAAATCTACGAAGAgccaaaaatttatattcaatacaAGAACCAGTTTCACAAAACGTTCCTTTCCCATGCGATGtaagag gCTGGAGATCAAATGTAACGCCAACAAGCGTTCACCGTTTGAAACCAGGTGACATAGACGTCATTGCATCAATGGGCGATTCATTGTCAGCTGGAACAGGAGTATTTGCTGAGtctttttttcaactttttatcgataatagagGTGTTACTGGAGCTGGCGGTGGGCAAAATACATGGAGAGAATATACAACCTTGCCTAATATACTCAag GAATTCAATCCAAATTTATATGGTTATTCTTTAGGAGATTATTCCACATTGGAGAAGGATTCGAAATTAAATGTTGCCGAGGCAGGAGCGGTATCGAAAGATATGCCTTACATGGCAATGATTCttgtaaaaagattaaaacatGATTCTAGAGTGAATATGCAAAAACATTGGAAG cATATCTCTTTGATGATAGGTTCGAACgatttttgtttgttcattTGCACGCAAAATGAAACggaatttttacaaaatcatGAACGAGATATCGTTGAAACATTGAGAATACTTCGTGACAATGTACCAAGAGTATTCGTATCTCTTATTCCTCCTCCACAATTGAAAACACTTGTGGacattaattacaatggaAAACCGTCGATTTGGTGCGATTTGATGACAGATTTAGAATGTCCTTGTTTATTTGGTTTAACATATCTTGATAAAAGGCaggaatattataaaatcataaaaag ATGGCAagatattgatataaaaataagcaaCTATTCCGAGTTTCAAAAAGATGATTTCGTTGTGATAGCTCAACCAATCCTGACGAATATTACATTGCtatcaaataaaagagataatgatAGGAATTCTTATTTAACTGTTGACTGTTTCCACATTACGCAAAAAACAAATTCTTTAT ATGGTAATACCCTTTGGAATAGTTTGATTTTACCTTATGAGAAGAAACCAATTGATCTTGTAACGAAACTCGATATATTTTGTCCTACCAAGGAAAATCCTTATCTGTTTACTTATAGTAATACAAAATTTAGtgaaaatttcgattaa